The Podospora bellae-mahoneyi strain CBS 112042 chromosome 7, whole genome shotgun sequence genomic sequence TAGGATATCCCGTTCAAGCACTATCTTCCTCAAAACCTACTCAAGATCTCAGACAGCCAACGCACCATGCCCAGATGATTTCCCTCACCTGTGTGTGGTTACTCCTACCTTCCTGTAAATGAATCAAGGAAATATATGTGCAGTCAGCATACCCAGAAGTTGAGAGACGTCATTCCTCTCGGTGCAGCCGAAGTCTTGCTGAGCTTGAAGCCGAGTGTCAGGACTGAAAAAGCCAGGAGAGTAGGTGCATTACTTTTCCATCgccccatcaccctctccccaataccctctccccaaagcTACCCACCTGAACGAAATTCCCACAAGCTTATCACCCAACATAAAGCCTACGTACCTATCTCTGGAGAACACCTGCTGCtaaccacccacccccaacatcttaacccccccgccccttTTCCTCATGATATACACCTCCAAACATCCTCCGACAGATTTATTCCCCATAGCTACCTGCAATTATTACCCGGTTGTTATCTGATCGTACGAGCTTCACTGCCAACCACTGCTTCAAGGTAGACAAGCTCGGCCGAGATAATAAACACCTACCCACTGCCATCTTCTTGCAATATAGTGCTTGGAAGCGGTTGTAAACAATCCTGGTAGGTAATTCGGAAAAGTGTTTTGAAAGTCATGATGGATAGGCGTTCAAGTCTCGACTACCTAGACATGCAAGGACCATCAAGTGAACCTGTTTCTATTTTGCAGGAACTCTGCCATCAATGCTATTTTCAAGAGACCTCCCACAATCGGTAGTGGGTGTGATACTATCTTCAGCAGGCCTTTTGCACCGTAGGAGATCATCGAATCGAGTCCCGAGGCGTATAGTGACACCCATGAGACGGCAAAAAGGCTTCAGTTGACCTGGCCCCTAATTAAGAAAAGCCCTATTAATTGCAAGACACGCCATCAAAATCACAAACGCGCATACTGGCGCAAGATTTCTCAATCAAGTATGCAACTGGCTGGCTGTTTCGCATTGCGCTTCTCCCTCCGAGAGCTGAAAACGGGTATACTCCCTATCTAAGCATGCAATGTCTCTTTCCCCCTCTGCCAATCATCAACCCACCCGCTCTGCACCGGCGCATAAGTCGAAAAATTCATCTCAAACTGCGCAGGTCTAACCGGGCGACCACCGTCAgaatcctcaccaccactcgTCCaaccctccttctcaaccagcTCGGCAAAAGGAACATGATGCTGAGCAATCCGAGGCACCTGGACGCCCTCTCTGCGAGCTCTTCTCAAACTCTCCTCACGCTGCTTGGCCGCCAAACCGATCATGGCCTGCAAGGTGTAAACGGCGTCATTGCCAGCATTGTGCAGGTTCTTCGTCTGGATCCCCAAGAACTCGCAGACAGTGCTCACGCTGGGCTGCTTGTTGCTGCGGACGGCATACTGGTACATATGCTTGGTGTCGATAATCTCGAGAACGTTCTGGGCCTTGTAGATGTTGTACTTGATCGCCTCGAGAAACTTGATATCAGAACCAGATTCGTGGAAGACCAGCACAACCGGGTAAGGGCTGTTGTCAATGATGGTTTCCATGGTCTCGGGCACATGTTTACCCTGAACAACCTCGGTTTCACTATTCGCGCTGTTAGGGTGTTCCTCGTTTGTGATTAAAGAGAGTGAGCAGAAGTTACCCAAAGTCAAAGTTCTCAGGGCAACCCTTGACGTATTTTTTGTTCTGAGCCCAAGTGTACTCCGCTACCCAGAAGTGGCGagcttcaatggcctcgaacCAACTCTGGCCGTTTTCACCTGGGGCCATGTCCTTGAGATTGGGTGTGTCCAGAATGGCGACGCCAacctcggtgatgatgttcGGATTTTTCTCCCAGGCTTCAACATCGATACACACAAACCTCACCGCGGAGGGCTGGGCAGTGGCTTCAGCTGTCTTGTGCTCGCGGAGACCAAGGTAGCACTGTGTGCGCTTCAATTCGTGACCCCAAGCAAGGTGGGCTTCAAAGCGCTTGTACgcgttcttcttggccttttcaGTCTTCTTGTGGGAATTGGAAATCATCTTCAAGACAGAGATGAGCTtcgcctgcccctcctcggTTCCTTGCTGGATATCGTCCTCGGGCTTCGGGCGGGGAACAAGACCACAGAGGTCCTTGAATTGATCGGCACTGTGGGTGCGGCCAAGAAAACGAGGTCGAGGCGTGttgccatcaccaaaaaccAGTCTGAACTTGGCTTCGTTCTTGCCGGGGGGGATGGTAAGGTTGATTTCCAACCGAGCATTGATCGTGTCCAACATATGCTGGAACTGGTAGGTGGGCACAAACAGGCCAGGCTTGGGATGGATCGTCTTGGGCTGGTGAAGGTAATAACTATTGTCAAATCTGTCAGCCCCCGTCGATTTGCCATCCCACAAGATCAAAACTTACATATCCCAGACCCGGTTCTTGTGAAGTCCTTCGATGGTAAACATTTCCTTGGCCTACACTCGTTACTCAATCAAACACGGTCaagtgatgatgaaaatCCCAACTTACACGCTCCCCATTGCGTTTGCCAACAAACATCTCGGGATAACCGCGGACCATCTTCCACGAAACAAACTCGGTGCCCTCCGGAGAGAGATCGCCTCTCTCGAGACCCGTCTCCTTCCACATCAGGCCTTCCTTCTCAAGTTTCTCGGGGTTGAGCTTAAATTCGGGCATGTCCTCAAGAATGGCTCTCGCCTTGCTGGTCTTGTCCTTTTTGATCAGTTGCGAGGCAATCTCCAGGTTGAGCCGGTGCGGTGAGGTGGAGTCCTTGACCTCAAGATTCCTAATATTGAAGATCATGCCACCAGTCGAGTCATCAGAATCGTACTGATCGTAGTCATAAGTCATCTCTGTTTGAGTAAAAACCATCAGTATAACCTTTCAGCCACATCAAGATAAAGGTTTGCTCACGCTCGATCGTCTCCTCATCCACACTCCGCCAGAAAGAAGGGTCGATGCCCTTGAACAAATCGGGCTCGCCAGTGGCGGCCACCAACTGCTCAATGAAGGCCTCGTCGGCCTCGCGCTCCTCGGCAGGAAacatgttgttggtggacaTCATGTACCTGTCCACGGGATCCTTGGTCTTCCCCTCGTTCACCGAGGAAATGTCGCTCTCCGACGTGGTCCAGTCCTCAAACTCTGGCTCACTGGTCAGCAAAAAGATCCCGTCAAACTCTGGCTCGCTCGCGGACAGCCTCACCGGCTGGAACCGGACAAGCCGGGAGCGCAGGCGACTCTCTGTCGCCGGCACGCGCGGGATCTCTCGTCCCAGCGCTTCTCCGCGCCGCGGCCGCTAACGCGGCGTTTTCTTGGGCTCGCTCGCCCGTGAGGGCGGCGGCCCGCGCAAACCAGGGGGTGCCAAAAGAAAAGTCCATCTTTGGCAAATTTCTTTGCCAAATTGCTCGTCGGTCTCtaggaaaaagagaaaagagggaagagCTTACCAGTCGTGGGTCTGCGCTGCAAATACTCGCAGCCTGGATTTCGTAGGGACGGCGACTAAGCGGCGAGGGCAATGATGTCGTCGATGACGGGGGTGGGTGCTCAAGACTAAGCAAGCCTGgtgcttgatgatgtcgtcgtGGACGAGGGGTAGGTGGGTGGCAGACGACGACTAATCGCTTAGTCGTTCCTCAAAGTCGGTTGTGCCAGGGAGAGAGTTCtcgggaaggaaggaagcaaGGAGCGCAGTGAATGTGGGTGGAAAAGGAGACAAAACTGGGCACAAGAGCAAGCAAACGGACAAACACTTGGTAGAATACAGCATGAGAGTCAAAGACAAGCAAAACCATGGGTTAGACTGACATGAAATTGTTCCCTTCACATGTTTCGGGCGAGATTGTTTACCTTCAAGAGAGTTGGTCAAGGGGTGATGTTGAAAGTAAATATGAGGCTCATTCCTTAGTATGACTGGGCATGCATTGGTGGAGCCCAACGGCCTGCATGGCTCACCCAGGCTCACCATCGCTGTCTGCTGGAAGCACACCAGGCATCCAAGCCAATTATTCTGGTGCACAAAACAGTTCTCATGTACAATATTGACCAGTAACTCTGCCTGTCGTGTTACCTCAAAAACTAAGGCCATGGGGGGAACCTCAGGCAAGTATTGCAAAGGGTTTCCCAAGAGAGCGAACATGAGTGCTCAAAGAATGTGATGAAAGTCATCCTCAGAATCCCAGTGCTATTTTCAATGCTTTAAACTATCTCTACCCCCCAGCACTCTCGCTCCCAAAATCTGCAATTTACAATCTCCCCTTTGATTATtaaaccctccccctcttcgcCACCGGCGACCTAGACCTTGATCTCGAACTGCTGTAATACCTCCTCTTGTTCCCATAACCCCCAAcagacctcgacctcgaccttgAAGGCGACCGTCTCctcacatccccatcccgaCTCCTAGGCGGATGCCCTAGAGGTGAGGGCGAGCGCGTATACCGCATTTGCTTCCTAGCAGGAGGAGAACCCCGAGTGTTACTCCGGCTTCTACTAACAGAGTAAGAATCATCTCTCCTCCGCTTGACAGCCGTGGACCGATCAGCAACTGGAGAGCCAGATCTCGAATACGACATGCTGCGCGTacggctgcggctgcggccACGGCGGGGTGGCGGTGAAAAGCTCCTATCCCTGGCATTCCCCCCAGGACTCCGAGCCCGTGGCGGAGGGGACTGTGACCAGCTCCTACTACGACTTCTGCTCATGCTGCGGTCCCTGCTAAGGCTCCGGCTGTCGCGGCGGCCAGCacgtggtgggggagaacgAGAAATAGATCGTCTGGGAGAAACGGAACGAGAATAGCTGCGGCTTCTGCTACGGCTGTAAGAATCGTCCCTCGCCCAACGAGGCGGAGTGCGAGACAGAGACCGGCCCCTGCTGATGGCCTTGCGCGGTGGTGTCCGAGAACGAGACCGAGAAGAGTAAGACGAATAAGATGAGTAGCTGGACACTGACTCCGAGTCTGAGTCTGCAGTTGGTGCCGGCAGCGCTGGTTTCGGCATGTTCTGCAGGAACTCTCTCATCTCGTCGGTGAGGTAGCCCATCTTGATCGAAGTGAAGTAGTTGATCGAGAAGCGAATGTTGCGCGGTTCGTCGTGCGGGAATAGGCCCCCCAGGCTCGGCTTCAAGATGTCCTCCGACAACCTCGTCTTGAGCTTGACAGTGCCCATATTCTCCTGCAAGTCCTCAAACAGAATCTTGATGAAAATACGGCTCGCCGACgtcgtctcctcctcgttCAGGTGAATGATCGAAAGAACATGCCACCCAATCGAATCCGACGACAACAAATGCCCAAAGAACCTCGCGATATTCCTCAGTTTGTTCGTCTCGTACCGATGAATTGTCGTATAGTACTTCATAAACGACTCCTCAAACAGCTCCATCCACATCCGATTCAGCCTCGCAAACCTCTCTCCCAGCAACCCCATAAACTTGAGATACACCTTCTCCTGCGCGCATGACTCCACGATCATGGACACCAACTCGGGCTCCTGTCCCACCGGCaacctcaacttcatcaGCTTAtgcgccgcctcctccggaTCCGCACTCGACTGAATGCTCAGGTAAATCGTCCTCCGCAAGTTGACCAAATCAGCATTGCTCTGATCCTTGATCTCCATCGCctttgtctcctcctcctcctcttcctcactaTCACTCTCCTCACTCCCgctcccatcctcatcctcactcccgctctcctctcccaaaatCTGCGCCTTCAACTTCTTATACCCGGCCTCATTCGCCTCCCAATCCGGATCAAACTTGAAAATATTCAGCGTATCCTCCGTCTTGATATCCTCATCCAGCCCAATCTTGTGCGTGAtctgatcctcctcctccaccaggtccaactcctccttgatCACCGGATTGTCCTTGTACTTGTCCTTCCTGACCTGAAACAGCACCTCGATCATGTACTGCGTCCTCTTGTCGATATCAGCCTCGTGCAAGATGCGCCTAAACTCATCAAACACGGCGTGCGCCATCGTAGGCGACATCTCCTCCAGAaacaaccccacctccctcatcaacccaaccGCAATCTCCACGCTGTCGTCCGTCGGCTtccgcagcaacagcagcagcatctgcGCCGCGAGGTTCTCGTGAACAACTTGATTGTTGACCAAATGCGCAATAAACATGGTACTCGACAAGCAAACCGCCTTGTCATTCCTCTTGAAAGCCTTCCGGAACCGCATAATCAgcctcttcaccaacaactcCCCAACCTGCGGCAGCTTCGTGTTGCAAATGGCAGCCAGACAAGCGTAAATAGGAGTAAACGGCAAACTAGCATGCTGCGCCTTGAGCAGACTCTGACAAAACAACCCTCTGCCCCTGATCAAATTCTCATTGAACAGCTCGGGAACCACAAACTTGATATTCGCCGTGTTGACCTTGTTGACCAAGCCATTGATCGACTTCTTCAACGCTTCCCAAGCCATGCGTTGATACTCCTTGCTCGTCTTGTCCGTAATAGCAGCCTGCAAAGCCCGCAGCTTCTGCGGTGGCAAATACACACCCTGACTGCGAAGGTTGAGCAGCTTCTGGTATTCAGCCCTCATATCCTCAAGCTTTTCCTCTTCCGTCTTCGCCGgcggcgcaggaggagggggggtgcgGTCTCTCTTGGCCGGCGCAACAGGAACAGGGCGGTACCGATCCGGCCCATCGCggcgagggggtggggaatGTCTTCTCGGAGGCGGCGACCGGCCATGATGTCTCGAAGGGGGGCTCCGATCCCTAATCGGATAGCGGCGCTCATCATCTCTGTCCATCGGCGAAAAAGACCGTCGGTCCCGTGGAGAGAAGGATCGGTTTCTGCGCGCTGGAGATTGACGGCGGGAATGGGCCGGCGTCGGGGATCTCTGAGGGGAAGCATCGCGTGAGTgcacctccccattctccatCGGTGATCTGGATCTAGACCTCTCCTCATGGCGGTGCTCTCCCGACTCTCTGGACGGCGACCTctcatcaactccatctcTCCTCGGCGTCGGCGATCGTCCTCGAGAATCCTGTGACATCTCCCTTTCTCTCCTCGGCGTCGGCGATTTTGATTTCGACACCGATCTCGATCTTGACCTCGACTGGCGTGGACTAGGCGACCTCTCAACCTGTCGCGTAATCGAGGcgctctcctccctctccggtGTCGCCAtcgtcttttctttttcccacACGCGTGTTTTCCAATGATTTGTCCCTGATAAACTCTCGCGCGCCAATTATTTTCTCAGTTTCGCAGAAAAGCGATGTCGATTTGACAATTCGTTGCCGATGGAAAGTTTAACAAGGCTGTGTTTGCAACAGTTTCCGTCCTCAAGCGCAACCTGCACCTACAGTTGCACTAACCGTTGGCCCCACTTtttacttttctcttcttgcctgccgggaagctcccccccccccagaaAACGCGAACCCCTGACGCGCCACTGGCCAGGCCACCGTGGAACTGAGCTTCAGCGTTGCTGTCCCGAACTTTgcgacaaccaccaaccatccacaccaccaccacttgcctcgtccaccaccgtcaacaACCTTGACGATTTAACGTTTAATTCAATTCAATTCACTCCTTTACACCccttatttatttattttccCAATCTCACAATGGTCtgtcttcctccccatccccccctttgcCACCACCCGCCCTATCTAACACTGATTAATCTTCCAGCTCGACAAACTCACCGGCCTCGCCATGCTAGCAGCAGCCTCCGCCGTCTTCCTCTACTACACAATCTGGACTCTTCTTATGGTACTTCCTtcattcccctccttctccccttttcctctttacccccctcacccagaCCCATGACTAATAATCCAAAAACGCAACAGCCCTTCGTAGACTCcgaccaccccctccaaaacttcttccccccccgcGTCTGGGCTATCCGTCtccccgtcatcctcgtcctcctcggctccgccgtcgtcggctccttcctctccatcgTCATGATCAGGTCCAACCGCAAAAAGGCCCTCAAGGCCGccaaggcggccgaggaggcggccaagaagaagtctTGAATCAAACACTACGCTATATGTTTTGTattgttggaggaggaggaggaggaggaggccattaTCACTGTGAAGAGTTGATTTAGCCCAGGGTGGCAGGCAGTTCGtgagaaaaggaagggatCTATCTATCCATAATACACCACAACCATATTGttgggacaacaacaacaacaacaacagcaacagcaacaagtgGGAAATAACGAGACAGAGAGAaagtgaaaaaaaaaaaggaaaaaagactAATAAAATACCTTGCCTActcttgctcctccaacAGAAGAGCAAGATCAAAACACACCAAGAGCCACATATTGTCTCATATTAACCAATGCAATTTGTCGGCCATTATATCAAAAACCATGTCAATACTCACTCTCTCGTACAAAGCTGCTGGGatatcccatccatcaccgccctcttccccaactccaCTACTATACCTCCGTGCTCCCCACACCACTACCAAAAATCTCCAAAAG encodes the following:
- a CDS encoding hypothetical protein (EggNog:ENOG503P7UT), whose product is MMSTNNMFPAEEREADEAFIEQLVAATGEPDLFKGIDPSFWRSVDEETIEQMTYDYDQYDSDDSTGGMIFNIRNLEVKDSTSPHRLNLEIASQLIKKDKTSKARAILEDMPEFKLNPEKLEKEGLMWKETGLERGDLSPEGTEFVSWKMVRGYPEMFAKEMFTIEGLHKNRVWDIYYLHQPKTIHPKPGLFVPTYQFQHMLDTINARLEINLTIPPGKNEAKFRLVFGDGNTPRPRFLGRTHSADQFKDLCGLVPRPKPEDDIQQGTEEGQAKLISVLKMISNSHKKTEKAKKNAYKRFEAHLAWGHELKRTQCYLGLREHKTAEATAQPSAVRFVCIDVEAWEKNPNIITEVGVAILDTPNLKDMAPGENGQSWFEAIEARHFWVAEYTWAQNKKYVKGCPENFDFGETEVVQGKHVPETMETIIDNSPYPVVLVFHESGSDIKFLEAIKYNIYKAQNVLEIIDTKHMYQYAVRSNKQPSVSTVCEFLGIQTKNLHNAGNDAVYTLQAMIGLAAKQREESLRRARREGVQVPRIAQHHVPFAELVEKEGWTSGGEDSDGGRPVRPAQFEMNFSTYAPVQSGWVDDWQRGKETLHA
- the CWC22 gene encoding pre-mRNA-splicing factor cwc22 (EggNog:ENOG503NU93; BUSCO:EOG09263WM5; COG:S), yielding MATPEREESASITRQVERSPSPRQSRSRSRSVSKSKSPTPRREREMSQDSRGRSPTPRRDGVDERSPSRESGEHRHEERSRSRSPMENGEVHSRDASPQRSPTPAHSRRQSPARRNRSFSPRDRRSFSPMDRDDERRYPIRDRSPPSRHHGRSPPPRRHSPPPRRDGPDRYRPVPVAPAKRDRTPPPPAPPAKTEEEKLEDMRAEYQKLLNLRSQGVYLPPQKLRALQAAITDKTSKEYQRMAWEALKKSINGLVNKVNTANIKFVVPELFNENLIRGRGLFCQSLLKAQHASLPFTPIYACLAAICNTKLPQVGELLVKRLIMRFRKAFKRNDKAVCLSSTMFIAHLVNNQVVHENLAAQMLLLLLRKPTDDSVEIAVGLMREVGLFLEEMSPTMAHAVFDEFRRILHEADIDKRTQYMIEVLFQVRKDKYKDNPVIKEELDLVEEEDQITHKIGLDEDIKTEDTLNIFKFDPDWEANEAGYKKLKAQILGEESGSEDEDGSGSEESDSEEEEEEETKAMEIKDQSNADLVNLRRTIYLSIQSSADPEEAAHKLMKLRLPVGQEPELVSMIVESCAQEKVYLKFMGLLGERFARLNRMWMELFEESFMKYYTTIHRYETNKLRNIARFFGHLLSSDSIGWHVLSIIHLNEEETTSASRIFIKILFEDLQENMGTVKLKTRLSEDILKPSLGGLFPHDEPRNIRFSINYFTSIKMGYLTDEMREFLQNMPKPALPAPTADSDSESVSSYSSYSSYSSRSRSRTPPRKAISRGRSLSRTPPRWARDDSYSRSRSRSYSRSVSPRRSISRSPPPRAGRRDSRSLSRDRSMSRSRSRSWSQSPPPRARSPGGNARDRSFSPPPRRGRSRSRTRSMSYSRSGSPVADRSTAVKRRRDDSYSVSRSRSNTRGSPPARKQMRYTRSPSPLGHPPRSRDGDVRRRSPSRSRSRSVGGYGNKRRYYSSSRSRSRSPVAKRGRV
- the dpm2 gene encoding Dolichol phosphate-mannose biosynthesis regulatory protein (EggNog:ENOG503P564; COG:O), with protein sequence MLDKLTGLAMLAAASAVFLYYTIWTLLMPFVDSDHPLQNFFPPRVWAIRLPVILVLLGSAVVGSFLSIVMIRSNRKKALKAAKAAEEAAKKKS